TTAGCGCGGTGGGTTGAATTGTTGCTGGTGGTTCCTGTGACCGGCTCGTTCGACGCCACCTCGTCGTCCGCTGCCGCCGCCTGTCCCTTCAGAAGAGCAAACGTGTTGGATGCATCAGGCATGCGCTGCCCTACCCGCCACTTCCGCGGCTCAATTTCCGAATAGATGATTCCGCCCATGTGCAGATCTCCTTGCTCGTCCTCCCAGGGGGCGACGTAGATCCGCATGATCTTTGCCGACTCCCGGTAAGCCTCACCGTCCGGCAATTGAGGTGAGGCGCGTGTTCCGCGATTGAGGGCATCAGCCTGGCGCTGCGTGGGGACGATTGGGGACATCGGTCGTGCCAAGGACAGAGAGTCGTTCTTGCCGACCGACAATCCAGTCAGAACTGGATTGCAACAGCGGTCCGGCCGACCGCGACTGCCTC
Above is a genomic segment from Xanthomonas vesicatoria ATCC 35937 containing:
- a CDS encoding TraV family lipoprotein; the protein is MSPIVPTQRQADALNRGTRASPQLPDGEAYRESAKIMRIYVAPWEDEQGDLHMGGIIYSEIEPRKWRVGQRMPDASNTFALLKGQAAAADDEVASNEPVTGTTSNNSTHRAKSLRGMQ